GCTCGTATCCTGGTTGAATTCTCGGCTGGTCAAGGTGGTGACCATCGTCAGCGTCCTTATCGCCACGGCAGGCTTTACCCGTCAAACTATATGTAGATACATTGCTACATTCAAGTGGTGCGCTTTGTTGTTGTCGCAAGGCCGCCTCGCCCTGCCGCTCAACCGGGCCATTTGCCTCCAAATCGCCCGGGCTTCTGCCGATTTCTCCGTCCCATTGGCGTTGAATAAGCTCTCCTTTCACTTTCTTTCGCCTCTCTTTCATCTTGCTTTCGTTTTCCGGTGTGATCTAATGAGAAACGAAAGTAACCGCCCGACGGAACGGGCGGTCGCCGGGGGATGCGTCTGTTGGAGCGTATTTTCGACCTCGCCATCATTGGAGGCGGTGTTAATGGCTGCGGCATCGCGCGCGACGCGGTGGGCCGCGGCAACACGGTTTTCCTGTGCGAAATGAACGATTTGGCGAGCGGGACATCGTCCTGGTCGACCAAGCTGGTCCATGGCGGCCTGCGCTATCTCGAATATTACGAGTTTCGCCTGGTTCGCGAGGCGCTGATCGAGCGCGAGATCCTCTGGGGCATCGCGCCCCACATCATCCGCCCCCTGCGTTTCGTATTGCCGCATCACTCTGGCCTGCGCCCCGCTTGGCTGCTGCGTCTCGGCCTCTTCCTCTATGACCACATCGGCGGCCGCCATCTGTTGCCGGCGACCCGCTCGGTCGATCTCCGGCGTGACGAGGTCGGCAAGCCGCTGATCCCGAATCGCTACTCCCGCGCCTTCGAATATTCCGACTGCTTCGTCGACGACGCCCGCCTCGTCGTGCTCAATGCGCGCGATGCCGCCGACAAGGGTGCCGAGATCCGCACCCGCACCCGCGCAACGGATATCAAGCAGTCCGGCGGTCTCTGGACCGTGAGCATGGTCAACACGCTGACGGGTGAGCGGTCGCAGATCCAGGCAAAGGCTCTGGTCAATGCCGGCGGCCCCTGGGTCGAGGACGTGCTCGGCCGCGGCGCCGGCGTCAACGCGAAAGCCAAGGTGCGCCTGGTGCAGGGCTCGCACATCGTGGTCAGGAAGCTCTACGACCACGACCGCGCCTACATGTTCCAGAACGCCGACGGCCGCATCATTTTCGTGATCCCGTACCAGGACGACTTCACGCTGATCGGCACCACGGATCGCGACTATGACGGCGATCCCGCCAAGGTGAAGGCGACGCCGGAGGAGGTCCAGTATCTCTGCACCGCGGCGAGCGAATATCTGGCGAAGCCCGTGACGCCGGACGACGTGGTCTGGACCTATTCCGGTGTGCGCCCGCTCTATGACGACGGCGCCAGCGAAGCCAAGGCCGCGACGCGGGACTACGTGTTCGAGCTCGACACGCCCGGCGGCGTGCCTCTGCTGTCGATCTATGGCGGCAAGATCACCACCTATCGCCGGCTCGCCGAGGAGGCGCTGGAGCGGCTCGCGCCCTATCTTCGCAGCGCAAAAGCGCGGGAGGGCTGGACGGGCAAATGGCCGCTGCCCGGCGGCGACATGAATGTGTCCGACATCGACGGCCTGATCGCCGAGCTGCAGCGCGGCTATCCCTTCCTCAGCCACGAGCACGCCAGGCGGCTCGCGCGCGCCTATGGCACCAAGGCCATCAAGCTGCTCGGCGACGCCAAATCGTCGGCCGATCTCGGCCAGGCCTTTGGTGCGACGTTGACCGAACGCGAGGTCCGCTACCTCATGGCCAATGAATGGGCCGTGACCGCCGAGGACGTCGTCTGGCGCCGTTCCAAGCTCGGCCTGCGACTATCTGCCGATGAGATCGCTGCACTTGACGACTGGATTGCAACCCACGCTGTGCCGCAAAGTCCCCTGCTGGAAGCGGGAGGACGCTCATGACCGTGACACTCGATCACGTGACCCGGACCGTCGAGGGGGTCGAACACATCCGCGACGTCTCGCTGACGCTCGAGAGCGGCACGCTCAACGTGCTGCTTGGGCCGACGCTGTCGGGCAAGACCTCGATCATGCGACTGCTCGCCGGCCTCGACAAGCCGACCAGTGGTAAGGTTCTGGTCAACGGCAAGGACGTCACCGGCGCCGACGTGCGGAAGCGCTCGGTTGCGATGGTCTATCAGCAGTTCATCAACTACCCCTCGCTCACCGTCTACGAGAACATCGCCTCGCCCCTGCGCGTGCAGGGCAAGCCGCGCGCCGAAATCGAAGCGCGCGTGGGCGAGGCCGCCAAGCTGCTGCGGCTCGAGCC
The sequence above is drawn from the Bradyrhizobium amphicarpaeae genome and encodes:
- the glpD gene encoding glycerol-3-phosphate dehydrogenase; amino-acid sequence: MRLLERIFDLAIIGGGVNGCGIARDAVGRGNTVFLCEMNDLASGTSSWSTKLVHGGLRYLEYYEFRLVREALIEREILWGIAPHIIRPLRFVLPHHSGLRPAWLLRLGLFLYDHIGGRHLLPATRSVDLRRDEVGKPLIPNRYSRAFEYSDCFVDDARLVVLNARDAADKGAEIRTRTRATDIKQSGGLWTVSMVNTLTGERSQIQAKALVNAGGPWVEDVLGRGAGVNAKAKVRLVQGSHIVVRKLYDHDRAYMFQNADGRIIFVIPYQDDFTLIGTTDRDYDGDPAKVKATPEEVQYLCTAASEYLAKPVTPDDVVWTYSGVRPLYDDGASEAKAATRDYVFELDTPGGVPLLSIYGGKITTYRRLAEEALERLAPYLRSAKAREGWTGKWPLPGGDMNVSDIDGLIAELQRGYPFLSHEHARRLARAYGTKAIKLLGDAKSSADLGQAFGATLTEREVRYLMANEWAVTAEDVVWRRSKLGLRLSADEIAALDDWIATHAVPQSPLLEAGGRS